From the genome of Geminocystis herdmanii PCC 6308, one region includes:
- the rpmC gene encoding 50S ribosomal protein L29, with the protein MALPKVADARKLNDEELAAAVITAKQKLFQLRLQQTTGQLKTPHEFKHTKHWVAQLLTVQGERARSATQA; encoded by the coding sequence ATGGCACTTCCAAAAGTTGCAGACGCAAGAAAATTAAATGATGAAGAATTAGCCGCAGCAGTAATTACTGCAAAACAAAAGCTATTTCAACTCAGATTACAACAAACCACGGGGCAACTCAAAACCCCCCATGAGTTTAAACACACTAAACATTGGGTCGCTCAATTACTCACCGTACAAGGTGAAAGAGCTAGATCCGCTACTCAAGCATAA
- the rplX gene encoding 50S ribosomal protein L24: MRSANKKKPGPARYKMHVKKGDTVQIISGKDKGKVGEILKAIPKDSKVIVKGVNITTKHVKPRQEGESGQISTYETPIHSSKVMLYSEKEKVASRISYVLTEEGKKVRKLKKTGEIID; this comes from the coding sequence ATGAGATCAGCAAACAAGAAAAAACCAGGTCCGGCTAGATATAAAATGCACGTCAAAAAAGGCGACACCGTGCAAATTATCTCAGGGAAAGACAAAGGAAAAGTAGGAGAAATCCTTAAAGCAATTCCTAAAGATAGTAAAGTTATCGTTAAAGGTGTCAACATCACCACTAAACACGTTAAACCCAGACAAGAGGGTGAAAGCGGTCAAATTAGTACCTATGAAACTCCTATCCATAGCTCAAAAGTAATGCTTTACTCAGAAAAAGAAAAAGTAGCTAGTCGTATTAGCTATGTCTTGACTGAAGAAGGCAAGAAAGTCAGAAAACTTAAAAAAACTGGCGAAATTATTGATTAA
- the rplP gene encoding 50S ribosomal protein L16 produces the protein MLSPRRTKFRKQHRGRMTGNAYRGNTISFGDFGLQAIEPCWITSRQIEAARRAITRYVRRGGKIWIRIFPDKPVTQRPAETRMGSGKGNPEFWVAVVKPGRIMFEIAGIPEATAREAMRLAAQKLPIKTKFITRSEEY, from the coding sequence ATGTTAAGTCCAAGAAGAACGAAATTCCGTAAACAACATCGGGGCAGAATGACGGGTAATGCCTATAGAGGAAATACCATCAGTTTTGGAGATTTTGGTCTTCAAGCGATCGAACCCTGTTGGATTACCTCCCGTCAAATTGAAGCGGCACGACGAGCTATCACTCGTTATGTTCGTAGAGGTGGTAAAATCTGGATTCGTATTTTCCCCGATAAGCCCGTTACGCAACGTCCTGCTGAAACCCGTATGGGTTCTGGTAAAGGTAATCCTGAATTTTGGGTTGCTGTGGTTAAACCGGGTAGAATTATGTTTGAAATCGCTGGAATCCCCGAAGCTACCGCCAGAGAAGCTATGCGTTTAGCGGCTCAAAAACTCCCCATCAAAACTAAATTTATCACTCGATCGGAGGAATATTAA
- the rpsQ gene encoding 30S ribosomal protein S17 → MAVKERVGVVVSNKMDKTAVVAIENRSPHPKYGKIVVKTKKYKAHDPENKCQEGDRVKIRETRPLSKTKRWELAEILISKAI, encoded by the coding sequence ATGGCAGTTAAAGAAAGAGTGGGCGTAGTCGTAAGTAACAAAATGGATAAAACCGCCGTTGTTGCGATCGAAAACCGCTCCCCTCACCCCAAATACGGCAAAATTGTCGTTAAAACAAAAAAATACAAGGCTCACGATCCCGAAAACAAATGTCAAGAGGGCGATCGAGTCAAAATCAGAGAAACTCGTCCTCTCAGCAAAACCAAACGTTGGGAATTAGCAGAAATTCTTATTTCTAAAGCTATCTAG
- the rplN gene encoding 50S ribosomal protein L14 produces the protein MIQQQSYLNVADNSGARKIMCLRVLSTGNCTYGGIGDVIIAVVKDAIPNMAVKKSDIVRAVIVRTKQSLRRDSGMSIRFDDNAAVIINKDNNPRGTRVFGPVARELRDRNFTKIISLAPEVL, from the coding sequence ATGATTCAACAACAAAGTTACCTAAATGTAGCCGATAACAGTGGAGCGCGTAAGATTATGTGCTTACGAGTTTTGTCCACAGGTAACTGTACTTATGGTGGTATCGGAGACGTAATCATTGCCGTAGTCAAAGACGCAATTCCTAACATGGCAGTGAAAAAATCCGACATCGTAAGAGCAGTAATCGTACGCACTAAGCAATCTTTACGTCGTGATAGTGGCATGAGTATTCGTTTTGACGATAACGCCGCCGTCATTATCAACAAAGATAACAACCCCAGAGGCACTCGTGTTTTTGGTCCTGTAGCTCGTGAATTACGGGATAGAAACTTTACTAAAATTATCTCTCTTGCCCCGGAGGTACTCTAA